A genomic stretch from Eretmochelys imbricata isolate rEreImb1 chromosome 24, rEreImb1.hap1, whole genome shotgun sequence includes:
- the LOC144279975 gene encoding beta-crystallin B2-like, with amino-acid sequence MANFVRFQMYKGSPVTISGDDPCIPDDLNETTVRSITVAGDAWVVFDSLNYKGEFRIFRVGNQAFPSALTSIQSVRMINGGIDNSEITFYPHPFFRGTGEIFQSKAPQLQEKYFSLKVTKGAVVFFDGENYAGEKRILLNGDEVQNFTAVKLASIGKSVKTARDMES; translated from the coding sequence ATGGCAAATTTTGTCAGATTCCAGATGTACAAAGGCTCTCCTGTGACAATCTCCGGAGATGACCCATGTATACCTGATGACTTAAATGAGACCACTGTCCGGAGCATCACTGTGGCGGGAGACGCCTGGGTCGTCTTTGATTCTCTCAATTATAAAGGGGAATTCAGAATCTTCAGGGTAGGAAATCAAGCATTCCCCTCGGCGCTCACTAGCATCCAATCTGTGCGCATGATCAATGGGGGAATCGACAACTCCGAAATCACCTTCTATCCTCACCCTTTCTTCAGGGGCACAGGGGAGATATTTCAAAGTAAGGCACCTCAACTGCAGGAAAAGTATTTTTCTCTCAAAGTAACTAAGGGAGCTGTGGTCTTCTTCGATGGGGAAAACTACGCAGGAGAGAAGAGGATCCTGCTGAATGGAGACGAGGTGCAGAATTTCACTGCTGTGAAGTTAGCCTCCATTGGCAAATCAGTGAAGACTGCCAGGGACATGGAGTCGTAA